A genomic stretch from Kogia breviceps isolate mKogBre1 chromosome 1, mKogBre1 haplotype 1, whole genome shotgun sequence includes:
- the PLEKHO1 gene encoding pleckstrin homology domain-containing family O member 1 has protein sequence MMKKNNSTKRGPQDGNHQSSPPEKVGWVRKFCGKGIFREIWKNRYVVLKGDQLYISEKEVKDEKNVQEVFDLSDYEKCEELRKSKSRSKKNHSKFTIAHSKQPGNTAPNLIFLAVSPEEKESWINALNSAITRAKNRILDEVTVEEDSYLAHPTRDRAKIQHSRRPPTRGHLMAVASTSTSDGMLTLDLIQEEDPSPEEPTSCAESFRVDLDKSVAQLAGSRRRADSDRIQPSSDRASGLPRLWEKPDRGATYTPQAPKKLSPAEKGRCASLEEILSQRDTAAARILQLQAQDPQTPIPPHPGQLSRIQDLVARKLEKTQELLAEVQGLGDGKRKAKDPPRSPPDSESEQLLLETERLLGEASSNWSQAKRVLQEVRELRDLYRQMDLQTPDSHLRQPSQYSQYRKSLM, from the exons ATGATGAAGAAGAACAATTCCACCAAGCGG GGGCCTCAGGATGGAAATCATCAGTCTTCACCACCTGAGAAGGTCGGCTGGGTCCGGAAATTCTGCGGGAAAGGGATTTTCAGGGAGATTTGGAAAAACCGCTACGTGGTGCTGAAAGGGGACCAGCTCTACATTTCCGAAAAAGAG gtaaaagatgagaaaaatgttCAAGAGGTGTTTGACCTGAGTGACTATGAGAAGTGTGAAGAGCTCCGGAAATCCAAGAGCAGGAGCAAGAAGAACCATAGCAAGTTCACTATTGCCCACTCCAAACAGCCTGGGAACACG GCACCCAACTTGATCTTCCTGGCAGTGAGTCCAGAAGAGAAGGAATCATGGATCAACGCCCTCAACTCCGCCATCACCCGAGCCAAGAACCGCATCTTGGATGAG GTCACCGTTGAGGAGGACAGCTATCTCGCACACCCAACTCGAGACAGGGCAAAAATCCAGCACTCCCGCCGCCCCCCAACTCGGGGACACCTAATGGCTGTG gcTTCAACCTCTACCTCGGATGGCATGCTGACCCTGGACCTGATCCAGGAGGAAGACCCTTCCCCTGAGGAACCAACCTCCTGTGCTGAGAGCTTTCGGGTCGACCTGGACAAGTCTGTGGCCCAGCTGGCAGGCAGCCGGCGGAGAGCAGACTCAGACCGCATCCAGCCCTCCTCGGACCGGGCAAGCGGCCTTCCCCGACTTTGGGAAAAGCCAGACAGAGGGGCCACGTACACCCCCCAGGCACCCAAGAAGTTGAGCCCCGCAGAAAAAGGCCGCTGTGCCTCCCTGGAGGAGATCCTGTCTCAGCGGGACACTGCTGCAGCCCGCATCCTCCAACTGCAGGCCCAGGATCCCCagacccccatcccaccccacccggGGCAGCTGTCCCGGATCCAGGACCTGGTAGCAAGGAAACTGGAGAAGACTCAGGAGCTGCTGGCAGAGGTTCAGGGACTGGGAGACGGGAAGCGAAAGGCCAAGGACCCCCCTCGGTCTCCTCCCGATTCTGAGTCAGAACAGCTGCTGCTGGAGACagagaggctgctgggagaggcgTCATCGAATTGGAGCCAGGCGAAGAGGGTGCTGCAAGAAGTCAGGGAGCTGAGGGACCTGTACAGACAGATGGACCTGCAGACCCCCGACTCCCACCTCAGACAGCCCAGCCAGTATAGCCAGTACCGGAAGAGCCTGATGTAG